In Sedimentibacter sp. MB31-C6, one genomic interval encodes:
- a CDS encoding diphthine--ammonia ligase translates to MTNKRKKFIASYSGGKDSTLAIYRAISQGLEPIELITTYNTDMKRSWFHGIPQPLLNRISKEIGIPISLILTSSDKYKENFETKLKNAKTQGVEVCVFGDIDLEEHLKWCTDRCNIAKIEAYFPLWNESRKKLVYEFIDSGFKTIITVVDTTRMPEYFLGQILTRQIADEIEKCGADICGENGEFHTFTFDGPLFNNAVKFNTGEIIKNDKYLTLPIS, encoded by the coding sequence TTGACAAATAAAAGGAAAAAATTCATTGCTTCATACAGTGGAGGTAAAGACAGTACCTTGGCTATTTATAGAGCTATATCACAAGGCTTGGAGCCTATAGAATTAATAACTACTTATAATACAGATATGAAAAGATCATGGTTTCATGGCATACCACAACCATTACTAAATAGAATCTCAAAAGAAATTGGTATACCAATTTCACTTATTCTTACATCAAGTGATAAATATAAAGAAAATTTTGAAACAAAACTTAAAAATGCCAAAACACAAGGTGTAGAAGTTTGCGTTTTTGGTGATATAGATTTAGAAGAACATTTAAAATGGTGTACTGATAGATGTAATATTGCTAAAATCGAAGCATATTTTCCATTATGGAATGAATCACGCAAAAAATTAGTATATGAATTCATCGACTCAGGGTTTAAAACAATTATTACGGTTGTTGATACCACACGTATGCCTGAATACTTTTTAGGTCAAATATTAACAAGACAGATTGCAGATGAAATAGAAAAATGTGGTGCAGATATATGTGGCGAAAATGGAGAATTTCATACATTTACATTTGATGGACCTTTATTTAATAATGCAGTTAAATTTAATACTGGAGAAATAATAAAAAATGACAAGTATTTAACCCTACCAATAAGCTAA